In a single window of the Elaeis guineensis isolate ETL-2024a chromosome 4, EG11, whole genome shotgun sequence genome:
- the LOC105034447 gene encoding LOW QUALITY PROTEIN: uncharacterized protein At4g22758 (The sequence of the model RefSeq protein was modified relative to this genomic sequence to represent the inferred CDS: inserted 2 bases in 2 codons) — MSTSEGAHRRRRTPAAGAGRRGRRPFGSPKPPVHRRTPTPLRRVKPXKPLKVLRRHASEPILWTVRLHPEAADGEASSRGMGDRSHSEIGSAGFLPRPYTCSDVFSPSPFLQSPSPSSQHPSEETKVVVSVTVEGSPGPVRAMVRLGASVDEAIAAVVDKYGREGRSPKLDPEAATSFQLHHSHFSLQSLNKSDTIGEVGNRSFYLRKSCCNNSFNFGXEGSDITTGGSETELLNGRSAAVPPYHFFLSFIVKRLNKIGRRTRKLWRVVACL; from the exons ATGTCTACGTCGGAAGGAGCCCATCGGCGCCGCCGCACTCCGGCAGCCGGCGCTGGTCGGAGAGGTCGGCGGCCGTTCGGAAGCCCCAAACCCCCAGTGCACCGCCGGACTCCGACGCCCCTCCGCCGAGTGAAGC CGAAGCCCCTCAAGGTCCTCAGGCGTCACGCCTCCGAGCCGATTTTATGGACTGTTCGACTGCATCCCGAAGCCGCCGACGGTGAGGCGAGCAGCAGAGGAATGGGAGATCGCTCCCATAGCGAAATCGGATCGGCGGGTTTCCTTCCCCGGCCGTACACCTGTTCCGATGTCTTCTCGCCGTCGCCTTTTCTCCAATCTCCTTCGCCCTCTTCTCAACATCCATCGGAG GAAACGAAGGTGGTGGTGAGCGTGACGGTGGAGGGGAGCCCGGGGCCGGTGAGGGCGATGGTGAGGCTGGGGGCCAGCGTCGACGAGGCGATCGCCGCCGTCGTCGATAAGTACGGCCGGGAGGGCCGGAGTCCGAAGCTGGATCCGGAGGCTGCCACGTCCTTCCAGCTCCACCATTCCCACTTCAGCCTCCAAA GTTTGAACAAAAGTGACACAATTGGAGAAGTAGGCAACAGAAGCTTCTATCTTCGGAAGAGCTGTTGCAACAACAGTTTCAACTTCG GGGAAGGAAGTGATATAACTACCGGAGGCAGTGAAACTGAGTTACTAAATGGAAGATCTGCTGCTGTTCCACCTTATCACTTCTTCCTCTCCTTTATTGTTAAAAGGCTAAACAAGATCGGGAGACGAACTAGAAAGCTTTGGAGGGTGGTGGCTTGCCTGTAG